The Pseudoliparis swirei isolate HS2019 ecotype Mariana Trench chromosome 16, NWPU_hadal_v1, whole genome shotgun sequence genome includes a window with the following:
- the myom1b gene encoding myomesin-1 isoform X6, giving the protein MAGSIPFYQKNHRHYDRSYRSKETESKLSRYQTSSRHTAGSHTSSTTSRSGGLKVTSYSELEASRLSPVPKRVKPTYLAVDKENQIIGYVVPIFRGSQDFSDTGETRVRDTAAYMARRDMFTSGMEMERSEQTSRREAMRDSAERISLNKRIYEHGEHFKHMNEDSLMHAPEFVIKPRSHTVWEKQCVRLHCTLSGWPDPRVVWYKNNVPIDSLSNAGKYKLESRYSVHSLEINRCDFDDTAQYRVSAMNSKGELSAFASVIVKRFKGEMDESLPSPRHGPVSEYGINFQTHIVDKFGVSFGREGETMSLGCTVIIYPTLHRYQPEIQWYRDDVLLSASKWNHMSWSGDRATLTFTHLNKEDEGLYTLRVITKSGYENYSAYVFVRDAEAEVESAPGAPLDVRCLDANKDYIIVTWKQPAVDGGDSILGYFVDRCEVGTTHWFQCNETPVKFARFPVTGLVEGRSYMFRVRAVNQSGMSRPSRVSEPVAAMDPADRGRMRGTSAPWTGQIFVTEEEPAEGIVPGRPLELQVTEATKNYVVLSWNPPGEKGLEGVMYYVEKCVSGTDSWQRVNTEIPVKSPRFALFDLAEGKSYSFRVRCCNSAGVGEPSDPTEATTVDDKLDIPSAPSKVVPTRNTDTSVVVSWEASKEAKELVGYYIEGSVVDSNVWEPCNNKPVNVTRFICHGLTTGEKYIFRVRAVNAAGLSQFSPESEPVEVKAAIAAPAPPFGITVLECVCDSMVLAWKQPSFIGGADITGYFVDYREVVGGVAGKWHEANIRAISDRAYRVCDLKENKKYQFQVRAANMAGVGIPSLASDTFLCEEWTIAVPGPPHDLQIREVRSGSLVLLWKPPVYQGRDPVNGFYVDIKEADAPEEAWRGINNKATGKTFIKIEKLTEGETFVFRVRAQNQAGVGQTSAVTEPVVALTKAGTKDIVVDVDDDGVISMNFECCDVTPDSKFVWSKNYEDIADPSRLTLETKGNKSKAVFNTPEEEDVGIYSCLVTHTDGASSSYSLSEEELKRLLEVSHDHKFPIIPLKSELAVELLEKGKVRFWLQADKMTANGKVDYIFNDNALSPGDKYKMNFDKNTGVIELIMDSLTPADEGTFTFQLQDGKATNQSSLVLIGDVFKELQKESEFQMKEWVRKQGPHFIEYLGYEVTQECCVILKCKVGNMKKETSALWYKDGHQIKADESLGFTEGVLKLEIAQISKKDSGVYEVVLKDDRGKDTSTLNLTDQGFKDLMNEVFSFIANSSTPLKITSTDEGVRLYTFVNYYNDLLQVTWHYKDSAVSFSDRIKSGVVGEQLWLQITEPTEKDTGKYAIEFNDGKGGLRRTVELSGQAFDDAFAEFKRLQAAAISERGRARVAGGLPDVVTIQEGKALNLTCNISGDPLPEVTWLKNDREITSDDHCILKFASGKFASFTITAVNSSDSGKYSILVKNKYGTESGDFTVSAFVGEDAGGKKK; this is encoded by the exons ATGGCGGGATCTATACCGTTCTATCAGAAGAACCATCGCCACTATGACCGCAGCTACCGTAGCAAGGAGACGGAGTCTAAACTGAGCCGGTACCAGACCAGCAGCAGACACACTGCTGGCAGCCACacctccagcaccaccagcaggaGCGGGGG ACTTAAAGTGACTTCATATTCTGAGCTGGAAGCGAGCCGACTAAGCCCCGTTCCCAAGAGAGTCAAGCCAACTTACTTGGCTGTGGATAAAGAGAACCAAATCATCGGCTATGTAGTGCCTATCTTCAGGGGCAG TCAAGACTTTTCGGACACAGGGGAAACGAGGGTGAGGGACACTGCTGCATACATGGCCCGCAGGGATATGTTCACCAGTGGCATGGAGATGGAGAGGTCAGAGCAGACCTCCAGGAGGGAGGCCATGCGCGACTCGGCTGAACGCATCTCTCTGAATAAAAGG atCTATGAACACGGGGAACACTTCAAGCATATGAACGAAGACAGCCTGATGCACGCCCCGGAGTTTGTGATCAAACCGCGCTCCCACACCGTGTGGGAGAAGCAGTGTGTGCGGCTGCATTGCACTCTCAGCGGCTGGCCTGACCCCCGGGTCGTCTG GTACAAAAACAATGTGCCAATTGATTCTCTTTCCAATGCTGGCAAGTATAAACTTGAGAGCAGATACAGCGTGCACTCACTGGAGATTAACAG ATGTGATTTTGATGACACGGCGCAGTATCGTGTCTCCGCCATGAACTCCAAGGGAGAGCTGTCTGCATTTGCCTCCGTCATTGTCAAGA GGTTCAAAGGTGAAATGGATGAGTCCTTGCCATCACCCAGAC ATGGCCCAGTATCCGAATATGGCATCAACTTCCAGACTCACATTGTTGATAAGTTTGGTGTGTCGTTTGGAAGAGAGGGTGAGACCATGAGTCTGGGATGCACGGTCATCATTTACCCAACCCTGCACCGCTACCAGCCCGAGATCCAGTGGTACAGAGATG ATGTTCTGCTGTCTGCCTCTAAATGGAACCACATGAGCTGGAGTGGAGACCGAGCCACGCTGACCTTCACACACCTCAACAAGGAGGACGAGGGGCTCTACACCCTGCGTGTCATCACCAAGTCCGGATATGAAAACTACTCAGCCTACGTCTTTGTCAGAG ATGCTGAAGCTGAGGTTGAGAGCGCTCCGGGGGCCCCTCTGGACGTGCGCTGCCTGGATGCCAACAAGGATTACATCATCGTCACCTGGAAGCAGCCGGCGGTCGATGGTGGCGACTCCATCTTGGGCTACTTTGTGGACAG ATGTGAGGTCGGAACCACCCACTGGTTCCAGTGCAATGAGACTCCAGTTAAATTTGCCCGTTTCCCCGTCACCGGCCTGGTGGAGGGCCGCTCCTATATGTTTCGCGTGCGTGCCGTCAACCAGAGCGGCATGAGCCGCCCGTCCCGAGTCTCTGAGCCGGTGGCTGCCATGGACCCGGCTGACCGCGGCCGCATGAGAG GTACCTCTGCTCCGTGGACCGGCCAAATCTTTGTCACAGAGGAGGAGCCTGCAG AGGGCATTGTTCCTGGCCGGCCTCTTGAGCTGCAGGTGACAGAAGCGACCAAGAACTATGTGGTGCTGAGCTGGAATCCACCCGGAGAGAAAGGCCTTGAGGGAGTCATGTACTATGTGGAGAAG TGTGTCTCGGGCACAGACAGCTGGCAGAGGGTGAACACAGAGATCCCCGTCAAGTCTCCTCGCTTTGCGCTGTTTGACCTCGCCGAGGGGAAATCCTACAGCTTCCGCGTCCGCTGCTGCAACTCTGCCGGCGTGGGCGAGCCCTCCGACCCGACCGAGGCCACCACTGTTGACGACAAGCTCG ACATCCCGTCCGCCCCGAGTAAAGTGGTGCCCACCAGAAACACGGACACGTCGGTCGTCGTGTCTTGGGAAGCGTCCAAGGAGGCCAAGGAGTTGGTGGGATACTACATCGAGGGGAGCGTTGTGGATAGCAACGTGTGGGAGCCGTGCAACAACAAACCAGTCAACGTCACCAG GTTCATCTGCCACGGTCTGACGACGGGAGAGAAATACATATTCAGGGTGAGGGCAGTGAACGCAGCAGGGCTCAGCCAGTTCTCCCCAGAGTCTGAGCCTGTGGAGGTGAAGGCTGCTATTG CCGCCCCTGCTCCACCCTTTGGCATCACCGtcctggagtgtgtgtgcgactCCATGGTGCTGGCCTGGAAACAGCCGAGCTTCATCGGCGGCGCCGACATCACCGGCTACTTCGTGGACTATCGGGAGGTCGTCGGCGGCGTGGCGGGGAAGTGGCACGAGGCCAACATCAGGGCCATCAGCGACAGGGCGTACAGG GTGTGCGAcctgaaggagaacaagaagtaCCAGTTCCAGGTGCGGGCGGCCAACATGGCAGGTGTCGGCATCCCCTCGCTGGCCAGTGACACTTTCCTGTGCGAGGAGTGGACCATCGCCGTGCCCG GACCTCCTCACGACCTGCAGATAAGAGAGGTGCGCAGTGGCTCTCTGGTGTTGCTATGGAAACCACCTGTGTACCAGGGCCGCGATCCGGTCAACGGTTTCTACGTCGACATCAAGGAAGCGGACGCCCCGGAGGAGGCGTGGAGAGGAATCAACAACAAGGCCACGGGGAAGACCTTCATCAAG aTCGAGAAGCTGACTGAAGGAGAGACGTTTGTGTTCCGCGTGCGCGCTCAGAACCAAGCCGGCGTTGGACAAACCTCCGCCGTGACGGAGCCGGTCGTCGCGCTCACCAAAGCAG GCACCAAGGACATCGTCGTGGACGTCGACGACGACGGCGTCATCTCCATGAACTTTGAGTGCTGTGACGTGACGCCCGACTCCAAGTTTGTGTGGTCCAAGAATTACGAGGACATCGCAGACCCATCCCGCCTGACACTGGAGACCAAGGGGAACAA ATCCAAAGCCGTTTTCAACACTCCCGAGGAGGAAGACGTTGGTATTTACTCATGTCTCGTCACCCACACCGATGGTGCTTCATCCAGCTACAGTCTCTCAGAAGAAG AGTTGAAGAGGCTGCTGGAGGTCAGCCATGACCACAAATTCCCCA TTATTCCCCTGAAGTCAGAGTTGGCGGTGGAGCTACTGGAGAAGGGCAAAGTTCGCTTCTGGCTGCAGGCGGACAAGATGACGGCTAACGGCAAAGTCGACTACATCTTCAATGACAACGCTCTCTCTCCCGGGGAT AAATACAAGATGAACTTTGACAAGAACACCGGCGTGATTGAGCTGATCATGGACTCTCTGACTCCGGCAGATGAGGGCACCTTCACCTTCCAGCTGCAGGATGGGAAAGCGACCAACCAGTCCAGCTTGGTGCTGATAGGAGACG TGTTCAAGGAGCTGCAGAAGGAATCAGAGTTCCAGATGAAAGAATGGGTCAGAAAGCAAG GTCCTCACTTTATCGAGTATTTGGGTTACGAGGTGACTCAAGAGTGCTGCGTGATACTGAAGTGCAAG GTCGGAAACATGAAGAAGGAAACCTCGGCGCTGTGGTACAAAGACGGACACCAGATCAAAGCAGACGAGAGCCTCGGCTTCACCGAGGGAGTCCTGAAACTGGAAATTGCTCAG ATTTCCAAGAAGGACTCCGGTGTGTATGAGGTCGTCCTGAAGGACGACAGAGGGAAGGACACTTCCACGTTAAATCTGACAGATCAAG GTTTCAAGGACTTGATGAATGAAGTTTTCAGCTTTATCG CCAATTCCTCCACTCCGCTGAAGATCACGAGCACAGATGAGGGCGTCCGACTCTACACCTTCGTCAACTACTACAACGATTTGCTCCAAGTGACGTGGCACTATAA ggaTTCGGCCGTCTCCTTCTCCGACCGCATAAAGAGCGGCGTGGTGGGCGAGCAGCTGTGGCTGCAGATCACGGAGCCCACAGAGAAAGACACGGGCAAATACGCCATCGAGTTCAACGACGGAAAGGGCGGCCTGAGGAGGACTGTGGAGCTGTCTGGTCAAG CATTCGACGATGCTTTTGCAGAGTTCAAGAGACTGCA AGCTGCTGCTATTTCCGAGAGAG GCCGTGCTCGAGTAGCAGGAGGCCTGCCTGATGTGGTCACCATACAGGAGGGCAAG GCTCTCAATCTCACCTGCAACATCTCGGGCGACCCTTTGCCAGAGGTCACCTGGCTGAAGAACGACAGGGAGATCACGTCCGACGACCACTGCATCCTGAAGTTCGCCTCAGGCAAGTTCGCCAGCTTCACCATCACCGCCGTGAACTCGTCGGACTCCGGCAAGTACAGCATCCTGGTGAAGAACAAGTACGGCACAGAGAGCGGGGACTTCACTGTAAGTGCCTTCGTCGGCGAAGATGCGGGCggcaagaaaaaataa
- the myom1b gene encoding myomesin-1 isoform X2, with translation MAGSIPFYQKNHRHYDRSYRSKETESKLSRYQTSSRHTAGSHTSSTTSRSGGLKVTSYSELEASRLSPVPKRVKPTYLAVDKENQIIGYVVPIFRGSQDFSDTGETRVRDTAAYMARRDMFTSGMEMERSEQTSRREAMRDSAERISLNKRIYEHGEHFKHMNEDSLMHAPEFVIKPRSHTVWEKQCVRLHCTLSGWPDPRVVWYKNNVPIDSLSNAGKYKLESRYSVHSLEINRCDFDDTAQYRVSAMNSKGELSAFASVIVKRFKGEMDESLPSPRRASRPTEDGPVSEYGINFQTHIVDKFGVSFGREGETMSLGCTVIIYPTLHRYQPEIQWYRDDVLLSASKWNHMSWSGDRATLTFTHLNKEDEGLYTLRVITKSGYENYSAYVFVRDAEAEVESAPGAPLDVRCLDANKDYIIVTWKQPAVDGGDSILGYFVDRCEVGTTHWFQCNETPVKFARFPVTGLVEGRSYMFRVRAVNQSGMSRPSRVSEPVAAMDPADRGRMRGTSAPWTGQIFVTEEEPAEGIVPGRPLELQVTEATKNYVVLSWNPPGEKGLEGVMYYVEKCVSGTDSWQRVNTEIPVKSPRFALFDLAEGKSYSFRVRCCNSAGVGEPSDPTEATTVDDKLDIPSAPSKVVPTRNTDTSVVVSWEASKEAKELVGYYIEGSVVDSNVWEPCNNKPVNVTRFICHGLTTGEKYIFRVRAVNAAGLSQFSPESEPVEVKAAIAAPAPPFGITVLECVCDSMVLAWKQPSFIGGADITGYFVDYREVVGGVAGKWHEANIRAISDRAYRVCDLKENKKYQFQVRAANMAGVGIPSLASDTFLCEEWTIAVPGPPHDLQIREVRSGSLVLLWKPPVYQGRDPVNGFYVDIKEADAPEEAWRGINNKATGKTFIKIEKLTEGETFVFRVRAQNQAGVGQTSAVTEPVVALTKAGTKDIVVDVDDDGVISMNFECCDVTPDSKFVWSKNYEDIADPSRLTLETKGNKSKAVFNTPEEEDVGIYSCLVTHTDGASSSYSLSEEELKRLLEVSHDHKFPIIPLKSELAVELLEKGKVRFWLQADKMTANGKVDYIFNDNALSPGDKYKMNFDKNTGVIELIMDSLTPADEGTFTFQLQDGKATNQSSLVLIGDVFKELQKESEFQMKEWVRKQGPHFIEYLGYEVTQECCVILKCKVGNMKKETSALWYKDGHQIKADESLGFTEGVLKLEIAQISKKDSGVYEVVLKDDRGKDTSTLNLTDQGFKDLMNEVFSFIANSSTPLKITSTDEGVRLYTFVNYYNDLLQVTWHYKDSAVSFSDRIKSGVVGEQLWLQITEPTEKDTGKYAIEFNDGKGGLRRTVELSGQAFDDAFAEFKRLQAAAISERGRARVAGGLPDVVTIQEGKALNLTCNISGDPLPEVTWLKNDREITSDDHCILKFASGKFASFTITAVNSSDSGKYSILVKNKYGTESGDFTLEIIDETPDLGVTSYSTDADGNVVFGPNTPKEKRKTTVTGTTTRKGKEAATETLLVEKVEDKDREKVAVEPEASDPEQTKDGEEETADQSEASEQQSSLDQ, from the exons ATGGCGGGATCTATACCGTTCTATCAGAAGAACCATCGCCACTATGACCGCAGCTACCGTAGCAAGGAGACGGAGTCTAAACTGAGCCGGTACCAGACCAGCAGCAGACACACTGCTGGCAGCCACacctccagcaccaccagcaggaGCGGGGG ACTTAAAGTGACTTCATATTCTGAGCTGGAAGCGAGCCGACTAAGCCCCGTTCCCAAGAGAGTCAAGCCAACTTACTTGGCTGTGGATAAAGAGAACCAAATCATCGGCTATGTAGTGCCTATCTTCAGGGGCAG TCAAGACTTTTCGGACACAGGGGAAACGAGGGTGAGGGACACTGCTGCATACATGGCCCGCAGGGATATGTTCACCAGTGGCATGGAGATGGAGAGGTCAGAGCAGACCTCCAGGAGGGAGGCCATGCGCGACTCGGCTGAACGCATCTCTCTGAATAAAAGG atCTATGAACACGGGGAACACTTCAAGCATATGAACGAAGACAGCCTGATGCACGCCCCGGAGTTTGTGATCAAACCGCGCTCCCACACCGTGTGGGAGAAGCAGTGTGTGCGGCTGCATTGCACTCTCAGCGGCTGGCCTGACCCCCGGGTCGTCTG GTACAAAAACAATGTGCCAATTGATTCTCTTTCCAATGCTGGCAAGTATAAACTTGAGAGCAGATACAGCGTGCACTCACTGGAGATTAACAG ATGTGATTTTGATGACACGGCGCAGTATCGTGTCTCCGCCATGAACTCCAAGGGAGAGCTGTCTGCATTTGCCTCCGTCATTGTCAAGA GGTTCAAAGGTGAAATGGATGAGTCCTTGCCATCACCCAGAC GTGCCAGTAGGCCTACTGAAG ATGGCCCAGTATCCGAATATGGCATCAACTTCCAGACTCACATTGTTGATAAGTTTGGTGTGTCGTTTGGAAGAGAGGGTGAGACCATGAGTCTGGGATGCACGGTCATCATTTACCCAACCCTGCACCGCTACCAGCCCGAGATCCAGTGGTACAGAGATG ATGTTCTGCTGTCTGCCTCTAAATGGAACCACATGAGCTGGAGTGGAGACCGAGCCACGCTGACCTTCACACACCTCAACAAGGAGGACGAGGGGCTCTACACCCTGCGTGTCATCACCAAGTCCGGATATGAAAACTACTCAGCCTACGTCTTTGTCAGAG ATGCTGAAGCTGAGGTTGAGAGCGCTCCGGGGGCCCCTCTGGACGTGCGCTGCCTGGATGCCAACAAGGATTACATCATCGTCACCTGGAAGCAGCCGGCGGTCGATGGTGGCGACTCCATCTTGGGCTACTTTGTGGACAG ATGTGAGGTCGGAACCACCCACTGGTTCCAGTGCAATGAGACTCCAGTTAAATTTGCCCGTTTCCCCGTCACCGGCCTGGTGGAGGGCCGCTCCTATATGTTTCGCGTGCGTGCCGTCAACCAGAGCGGCATGAGCCGCCCGTCCCGAGTCTCTGAGCCGGTGGCTGCCATGGACCCGGCTGACCGCGGCCGCATGAGAG GTACCTCTGCTCCGTGGACCGGCCAAATCTTTGTCACAGAGGAGGAGCCTGCAG AGGGCATTGTTCCTGGCCGGCCTCTTGAGCTGCAGGTGACAGAAGCGACCAAGAACTATGTGGTGCTGAGCTGGAATCCACCCGGAGAGAAAGGCCTTGAGGGAGTCATGTACTATGTGGAGAAG TGTGTCTCGGGCACAGACAGCTGGCAGAGGGTGAACACAGAGATCCCCGTCAAGTCTCCTCGCTTTGCGCTGTTTGACCTCGCCGAGGGGAAATCCTACAGCTTCCGCGTCCGCTGCTGCAACTCTGCCGGCGTGGGCGAGCCCTCCGACCCGACCGAGGCCACCACTGTTGACGACAAGCTCG ACATCCCGTCCGCCCCGAGTAAAGTGGTGCCCACCAGAAACACGGACACGTCGGTCGTCGTGTCTTGGGAAGCGTCCAAGGAGGCCAAGGAGTTGGTGGGATACTACATCGAGGGGAGCGTTGTGGATAGCAACGTGTGGGAGCCGTGCAACAACAAACCAGTCAACGTCACCAG GTTCATCTGCCACGGTCTGACGACGGGAGAGAAATACATATTCAGGGTGAGGGCAGTGAACGCAGCAGGGCTCAGCCAGTTCTCCCCAGAGTCTGAGCCTGTGGAGGTGAAGGCTGCTATTG CCGCCCCTGCTCCACCCTTTGGCATCACCGtcctggagtgtgtgtgcgactCCATGGTGCTGGCCTGGAAACAGCCGAGCTTCATCGGCGGCGCCGACATCACCGGCTACTTCGTGGACTATCGGGAGGTCGTCGGCGGCGTGGCGGGGAAGTGGCACGAGGCCAACATCAGGGCCATCAGCGACAGGGCGTACAGG GTGTGCGAcctgaaggagaacaagaagtaCCAGTTCCAGGTGCGGGCGGCCAACATGGCAGGTGTCGGCATCCCCTCGCTGGCCAGTGACACTTTCCTGTGCGAGGAGTGGACCATCGCCGTGCCCG GACCTCCTCACGACCTGCAGATAAGAGAGGTGCGCAGTGGCTCTCTGGTGTTGCTATGGAAACCACCTGTGTACCAGGGCCGCGATCCGGTCAACGGTTTCTACGTCGACATCAAGGAAGCGGACGCCCCGGAGGAGGCGTGGAGAGGAATCAACAACAAGGCCACGGGGAAGACCTTCATCAAG aTCGAGAAGCTGACTGAAGGAGAGACGTTTGTGTTCCGCGTGCGCGCTCAGAACCAAGCCGGCGTTGGACAAACCTCCGCCGTGACGGAGCCGGTCGTCGCGCTCACCAAAGCAG GCACCAAGGACATCGTCGTGGACGTCGACGACGACGGCGTCATCTCCATGAACTTTGAGTGCTGTGACGTGACGCCCGACTCCAAGTTTGTGTGGTCCAAGAATTACGAGGACATCGCAGACCCATCCCGCCTGACACTGGAGACCAAGGGGAACAA ATCCAAAGCCGTTTTCAACACTCCCGAGGAGGAAGACGTTGGTATTTACTCATGTCTCGTCACCCACACCGATGGTGCTTCATCCAGCTACAGTCTCTCAGAAGAAG AGTTGAAGAGGCTGCTGGAGGTCAGCCATGACCACAAATTCCCCA TTATTCCCCTGAAGTCAGAGTTGGCGGTGGAGCTACTGGAGAAGGGCAAAGTTCGCTTCTGGCTGCAGGCGGACAAGATGACGGCTAACGGCAAAGTCGACTACATCTTCAATGACAACGCTCTCTCTCCCGGGGAT AAATACAAGATGAACTTTGACAAGAACACCGGCGTGATTGAGCTGATCATGGACTCTCTGACTCCGGCAGATGAGGGCACCTTCACCTTCCAGCTGCAGGATGGGAAAGCGACCAACCAGTCCAGCTTGGTGCTGATAGGAGACG TGTTCAAGGAGCTGCAGAAGGAATCAGAGTTCCAGATGAAAGAATGGGTCAGAAAGCAAG GTCCTCACTTTATCGAGTATTTGGGTTACGAGGTGACTCAAGAGTGCTGCGTGATACTGAAGTGCAAG GTCGGAAACATGAAGAAGGAAACCTCGGCGCTGTGGTACAAAGACGGACACCAGATCAAAGCAGACGAGAGCCTCGGCTTCACCGAGGGAGTCCTGAAACTGGAAATTGCTCAG ATTTCCAAGAAGGACTCCGGTGTGTATGAGGTCGTCCTGAAGGACGACAGAGGGAAGGACACTTCCACGTTAAATCTGACAGATCAAG GTTTCAAGGACTTGATGAATGAAGTTTTCAGCTTTATCG CCAATTCCTCCACTCCGCTGAAGATCACGAGCACAGATGAGGGCGTCCGACTCTACACCTTCGTCAACTACTACAACGATTTGCTCCAAGTGACGTGGCACTATAA ggaTTCGGCCGTCTCCTTCTCCGACCGCATAAAGAGCGGCGTGGTGGGCGAGCAGCTGTGGCTGCAGATCACGGAGCCCACAGAGAAAGACACGGGCAAATACGCCATCGAGTTCAACGACGGAAAGGGCGGCCTGAGGAGGACTGTGGAGCTGTCTGGTCAAG CATTCGACGATGCTTTTGCAGAGTTCAAGAGACTGCA AGCTGCTGCTATTTCCGAGAGAG GCCGTGCTCGAGTAGCAGGAGGCCTGCCTGATGTGGTCACCATACAGGAGGGCAAG GCTCTCAATCTCACCTGCAACATCTCGGGCGACCCTTTGCCAGAGGTCACCTGGCTGAAGAACGACAGGGAGATCACGTCCGACGACCACTGCATCCTGAAGTTCGCCTCAGGCAAGTTCGCCAGCTTCACCATCACCGCCGTGAACTCGTCGGACTCCGGCAAGTACAGCATCCTGGTGAAGAACAAGTACGGCACAGAGAGCGGGGACTTCACT CTGGAGATTATAGACGAGACGCCTGACTTGGGGGTGACGTCATACTCGACTGATGCAGACGGAAATGTGGTGTTTGGACCCAACACcccaaaagaaaagaggaaaaccaCAGTCACTGGAACGACAACGCGGAAGGGGAAGG AAGCTGCAACTGAGACTCTTCTGGTGGAAAAGGTTGAAGACAAAGATCGGGAGAAGGTGGCAGTTGAACCCGAAGCTTCAGATCCAGAGCAAAcaaaagatggagaagaagaaactgcTGACCAATCAGAAGCGTCCGAGCAGCAGAGCAGCCTGGACCAGTAG